One window of Hoplias malabaricus isolate fHopMal1 chromosome 16, fHopMal1.hap1, whole genome shotgun sequence genomic DNA carries:
- the rxfp3.3a2 gene encoding relaxin-3 receptor 1: MQSVDTPVLSHAPSAPLFPDRLTVHMTDSVNVSAWTRSNRSLREFSSLEDIEVSADGSPALRLFISAVYSAVCAAGLVGNLLVLALMRAKQGRATNAVNYFVLNLAVTDLQFVLTLPFWAVDNALDFSWPFGDAMCKIILSVTVMNMYASVFFLTAMSITRYWAVASGLKRRRRRICARWCTLSVRCVAAALWVLATAATAPTTVFSAVTVVAGEKLCLLRFPEGHRWLALYHLQKILVAFVLPMTVLSICYLLLLRFIRRRSMKRSSRPKSARSSVTRSVTVVVLSFFVCWMPNHAITLWGVLVKLNAVYWDRSYYTVHTYVFPLTVCLAHANSCLNPVLYCLMRREFRNTLKKLFWRFSSSSASSPPPNANGGATSLNFNNSSAPQIPLNHIHTEICHISAPLTQ; this comes from the coding sequence ATGCAGTCAGTGGACACGCCGGTGCTGTCCCACGCGCCCTCCGCGCCGCTCTTTCCGGACAGGTTGACCGTGCACATGACGGACAGCGTGAACGTGAGCGCGTGGACGCGGTCGAACCGGAGCCTGCGCGAGTTCAGCAGTCTGGAGGATATCGAGGTTTCGGCGGACGGCAGTCCCGCTCTGCGCCTCTTCATCTCGGCCGTGTACTCGGCAGTGTGTGCCGCGGGTCTCGTGGGTAACTTGCTGGTGCTCGCGCTGATGCGCGCCAAGCAGGGCCGCGCGACCAACGCGGTGAACTATTTCGTGTTGAACCTGGCCGTGACGGACCTGCAGTTCGTGCTGACTCTGCCTTTCTGGGCCGTGGACAACGCGCTGGACTTCAGCTGGCCGTTCGGAGACGCCATGTGCAAAATCATCCTGTCGGTGACGGTGATGAACATGTACGCGAGCGTCTTCTTCCTCACGGCCATGAGCATCACGCGCTACTGGGCCGTGGCCTCCGGACTGAAGCGGCGACGGCGGCGGATTTGCGCGCGATGGTGCACGCTTTCGGTCAGGTGCGTCGCAGCCGCGCTCTGGGTCTTGGCCACGGCGGCCACGGCACCCACGACCGTGTTCTCTGCGGTGACGGTGGTCGCGGGGGAGAAGCTGTGCCTCCTTCGTTTCCCCGAGGGCCACCGCTGGCTCGCGCTTTACCACCTCCAGAAGATCCTGGTTGCCTTCGTCCTGCCCATGACCGTCCTCTCCATCTGCTACCTGCTGCTCCTGCGTTTCATCCGCCGGCGAAGCATGAAGCGCAGTAGCCGGCCGAAGAGCGCGCGCTCTTCCGTGACCCGGTCGGTGACGGTGGTGGTCCTCTCATTCTTCGTCTGCTGGATGCCCAACCACGCCATCACACTGTGGGGGGTCCTGGTGAAGCTGAACGCGGTCTACTGGGACCGGAGCTACTACACGGTGCACACCTATGTGTTCCCGCTCACCGTGTGCCTCGCGCACGCCAACAGCTGCCTGAACCCGGTGCTGTACTGCCTCATGCGCAGGGAATTCAGGAACACGCTCAAGAAGCTTTTCTGGCGCTTTTCGtcctcctctgcctcttccCCCCCACCGAACGCCAACGGAGGAGCGACGAGCCTCAACTTCAACAACAGCAGCGCGCCTCAGATCCCTTTAAACCACATCCACACAGAGATCTGCCACATCTCCGCTCCCCTGACCCAGTAA